The following proteins are co-located in the Flammeovirga kamogawensis genome:
- a CDS encoding N-acetylornithine carbamoyltransferase, with amino-acid sequence MDKFLSVNDVQNLDELVKTALEIKANPVAFGDVGKNKMLGLIFFNPSLRTRLSTQRAARHLGMDVMVMNIDKEGWKIETQDGVIMDGDKAEHLKDAAAVISQYCDIIGVRSFPNLQNKEDDYADAVMKDFVKYSHSPIVSLESATRHPLQSLADLVTIRENSDKPKKKVVLTWAPHPRALPQAVPNSFAEWMNAADDVELVIAAPEGYDLDPEFTGDAKFTNNQDEALKDADFVYAKNWSSTTEYGKVVCKDTSWEVTEEKMALTNNGKFMHCLPIRRNVVASDGVLDSDNSLIIAEANNRTFAAAAVLKTILENK; translated from the coding sequence ATGGATAAATTTTTATCGGTAAACGATGTTCAAAATTTAGATGAACTCGTAAAAACAGCCTTAGAGATTAAAGCGAACCCTGTTGCTTTTGGTGATGTAGGGAAAAATAAAATGCTTGGTTTGATTTTTTTCAATCCTAGTTTAAGAACAAGATTAAGTACACAACGTGCCGCACGCCATTTAGGAATGGATGTGATGGTAATGAATATTGATAAAGAAGGTTGGAAAATTGAAACACAAGATGGTGTTATAATGGATGGTGATAAGGCAGAGCATTTAAAAGATGCTGCAGCTGTTATTAGCCAATATTGTGATATTATCGGTGTGCGTTCGTTCCCTAACCTACAAAATAAGGAAGACGATTATGCAGATGCAGTGATGAAAGACTTTGTAAAGTATTCTCACTCTCCAATCGTAAGTTTAGAGTCTGCAACACGTCACCCGTTGCAATCTTTAGCAGATTTGGTAACAATTAGAGAGAACTCTGATAAACCAAAGAAGAAAGTTGTTTTAACATGGGCACCTCATCCAAGAGCATTACCTCAGGCTGTTCCAAATTCTTTTGCTGAATGGATGAATGCGGCAGATGATGTTGAATTAGTGATTGCGGCACCAGAAGGGTATGATTTAGATCCTGAATTTACAGGAGATGCTAAATTTACAAATAATCAAGATGAGGCATTAAAAGATGCTGATTTTGTTTATGCTAAGAACTGGTCATCAACTACTGAATACGGTAAAGTTGTTTGTAAGGATACTTCATGGGAAGTAACTGAAGAAAAAATGGCATTAACGAACAATGGTAAGTTTATGCACTGTCTTCCAATTCGTAGAAATGTGGTTGCAAGTGATGGAGTTTTAGATAGCGATAACTCATTAATTATTGCAGAAGCAAATAACAGAACTTTTGCAGCAGCAGCCGTTTTAAAAACAATTTTAGAGAATAAATAA
- a CDS encoding aspartate aminotransferase family protein — MANLFDVYPLFNIEPVKGEDVWIYDKNDEKYLDLYGGHAVISIGHSHPHYKQKLSDQLDNLVFYSNSIQNPLQKELAEKLGEASCYHDWNLFLCNSGAEANENAFKLASFYNKKTKIISFSKGFHGRTSLAVATTDNPNIVAPVNAVHDTLILPFNDVNALKKAFSESEICAVIIEGIQGIGGIYEPTEEFMQTIRTLCDETNAVFIADEIQSGYGRSGRFFAHQWYNVTPDVVTMAKGMGNGFPIGGVFISPKFEASYGMLGTTFGGNHLACAAGIAVLDVLAKENLIEKSVVLGEWIVEQLKDNPSIKEIRGKGLMLGIEMNEAVAPMRKQLLFDHKIFTGASSNKNTIRLLPPLTLTQEQAQLFVDAFNAVTKELAQ; from the coding sequence ATGGCAAATTTATTTGATGTATATCCTCTATTCAATATAGAACCTGTAAAGGGAGAGGATGTATGGATTTACGATAAAAATGATGAGAAATATTTAGATTTATATGGAGGTCATGCTGTGATTTCTATTGGTCATTCTCATCCTCATTATAAACAAAAACTAAGTGATCAATTAGATAACTTGGTATTCTACTCAAATAGTATTCAAAACCCACTACAGAAGGAGTTGGCAGAGAAGCTAGGAGAGGCATCTTGTTACCACGATTGGAATTTATTTTTATGTAACTCAGGAGCAGAAGCCAATGAGAATGCATTTAAATTAGCCTCTTTTTATAACAAGAAAACAAAGATTATTTCTTTCTCTAAAGGTTTTCATGGTAGAACATCGTTAGCTGTAGCTACTACGGATAACCCAAATATCGTTGCCCCTGTAAATGCGGTACACGATACATTAATTCTTCCTTTTAATGATGTTAATGCTCTGAAAAAGGCATTTTCTGAAAGTGAAATCTGCGCCGTAATTATTGAAGGTATCCAAGGTATTGGAGGTATTTATGAGCCAACAGAAGAATTTATGCAAACAATAAGAACACTTTGTGATGAAACAAATGCTGTTTTTATTGCTGATGAAATTCAGTCAGGCTACGGAAGAAGCGGACGTTTCTTTGCACACCAATGGTACAATGTTACTCCAGATGTTGTAACAATGGCTAAAGGTATGGGTAATGGTTTCCCAATTGGAGGTGTATTTATTTCTCCAAAGTTTGAAGCTTCTTACGGAATGTTAGGGACAACTTTTGGTGGTAATCATTTAGCATGTGCTGCTGGTATTGCTGTTCTTGATGTTTTAGCAAAAGAGAACTTGATTGAAAAATCAGTTGTTTTGGGTGAATGGATAGTTGAACAGTTGAAGGATAATCCATCAATTAAAGAAATCAGAGGTAAAGGATTAATGTTAGGTATTGAAATGAACGAAGCAGTTGCACCAATGCGTAAGCAATTACTTTTTGATCATAAAATATTCACAGGTGCATCATCTAATAAAAATACAATTAGATTGCTACCACCTTTAACATTAACACAAGAACAAGCACAACTTTTTGTAGATGCTTTTAATGCAGTTACTAAAGAATTAGCACAATAA
- a CDS encoding GNAT family N-acetyltransferase: MTVKNLIQEMQHISSFSIIEADINEHREYAKDICSQIEESAKARGTGIAKRSIDYIENKFVEGKGVIAIADDGTFAGFCYIESWGHNKYVANSGLIVNPKFRGTGLAKAIKKKAFQLSRKKYPDAKLFGLTTSLPVMRINSELGYRPVTFSELTDDEQFWKGCQSCVNYDILQRTERKHCLCTGMIFDPKDPRYKSTVDTGVE; the protein is encoded by the coding sequence ATGACAGTAAAGAATTTAATTCAAGAAATGCAGCATATATCGAGTTTTTCAATTATTGAGGCAGACATTAATGAGCATAGAGAATATGCGAAGGATATCTGTTCTCAGATCGAAGAATCAGCAAAAGCCAGAGGTACTGGTATTGCAAAAAGAAGCATTGATTATATAGAAAATAAATTTGTAGAAGGTAAAGGAGTTATTGCAATTGCTGACGATGGTACTTTTGCAGGGTTTTGTTATATTGAATCTTGGGGACATAATAAATATGTAGCCAATTCAGGTTTAATAGTGAATCCTAAATTTAGAGGTACAGGTTTAGCAAAAGCAATTAAGAAGAAAGCTTTTCAACTTTCTAGAAAGAAATACCCTGATGCAAAATTATTTGGTTTAACTACAAGTTTACCTGTTATGAGAATTAATAGTGAGCTAGGGTATAGACCTGTTACATTTTCTGAATTGACAGATGATGAACAATTTTGGAAAGGTTGTCAGAGTTGTGTGAATTATGATATTCTGCAACGTACGGAACGTAAGCATTGCTTATGTACGGGAATGATTTTCGATCCAAAAGATCCGAGATACAAATCAACAGTTGATACTGGAGTAGAGTAA
- the argG gene encoding argininosuccinate synthase: MSNKVVLAFSGGLDTTYCVKYLSEERGLEVHTAIVQTGGFSDEELKEIEEKAYKLGVASHITLDQTETFYDQCVKYLVFGNALRYNTYPLSVSAERVFQALAIAEYAKKIDADSIAHGSTGAGNDQIRFDMAFKIICPEAEIITPIRDNQLSRQDEIDYLIAKGVDGDWSKSMYSINQGLWGTSVGGKETLGSRNTLPEEAFPTQVTETIPKKLSLTFEKGELVGIDGKIFDKPVQAIQELNKIASPFGIGRDIHVGDTIIGIKGRVGFEAAAPVLTIKAHHLLEKHTLTKWQLYWKEQLGNYYGMLTHEGQWIDPVMRNIEKFLADTQDHVTGEVFVTLHPYRFELEGIESKYDLMNSTFGAYGEMNNAWTGEDARGFATILANQNMIFGKVKEAAEEKVSE, from the coding sequence ATGAGTAATAAAGTGGTTTTGGCCTTTAGTGGTGGATTAGATACAACTTATTGTGTAAAGTATCTATCAGAAGAAAGAGGGTTAGAAGTGCATACCGCTATCGTTCAGACAGGAGGTTTCTCGGACGAAGAGTTGAAAGAAATTGAGGAAAAAGCTTACAAATTAGGTGTAGCTTCTCATATTACATTAGATCAGACAGAAACATTTTACGACCAATGTGTAAAATACTTGGTGTTCGGAAATGCTTTAAGATACAATACTTATCCATTATCTGTAAGTGCAGAGCGTGTATTCCAAGCTTTAGCAATTGCAGAATATGCAAAAAAAATTGATGCAGATAGTATTGCTCATGGATCTACGGGTGCTGGTAACGACCAAATCCGTTTTGATATGGCTTTTAAAATTATCTGCCCTGAGGCTGAAATTATCACACCGATCAGAGATAATCAATTATCACGTCAAGATGAGATTGATTACTTAATTGCTAAAGGTGTTGATGGAGATTGGTCTAAATCAATGTACTCTATTAATCAAGGTTTATGGGGTACTTCTGTTGGAGGAAAAGAAACTTTAGGTTCTCGTAATACATTACCAGAAGAAGCTTTCCCTACACAGGTAACTGAAACAATTCCCAAAAAACTGAGTTTAACTTTCGAGAAGGGAGAATTAGTAGGTATTGATGGAAAGATTTTTGACAAGCCAGTTCAGGCAATTCAAGAATTAAATAAAATTGCTTCTCCTTTCGGTATCGGAAGAGATATCCATGTTGGTGATACTATTATTGGTATTAAAGGTAGAGTTGGTTTTGAAGCTGCTGCACCTGTATTAACAATTAAAGCTCATCACTTATTAGAAAAACATACATTGACGAAATGGCAATTGTATTGGAAAGAGCAATTAGGTAACTACTATGGTATGTTAACGCACGAAGGACAATGGATTGATCCTGTAATGCGTAATATCGAGAAGTTCTTAGCAGATACACAAGATCACGTAACAGGTGAAGTATTTGTAACATTACACCCTTACAGATTTGAATTAGAGGGAATTGAGTCTAAATATGATTTGATGAACAGCACATTTGGAGCTTATGGTGAAATGAACAATGCTTGGACTGGTGAAGATGCTCGTGGTTTTGCAACAATCTTAGCAAATCAAAACATGATCTTCGGTAAAGTAAAAGAAGCTGCCGAAGAGAAGGTTTCTGAATAG
- the argB gene encoding acetylglutamate kinase: protein MKISVIKVGGNVINDEAALASFLEQFSQLEGAKVLVHGGGKLATAMAQRLGIEPKMVDGRRVTDAETLEVVTMVYGGLVNKRIIAQLQAKGCNAIGLTGADANIIEADKRTGWEIDYGFVGDVRKANAAPIINFAEQNITPVIAPLTHDGKGQLFNTNADTMAQAVAVALGKAGHEVSLRYCFEKAGVLLDVNDDNSLVPVLNPTKFAQFKEEGIVADGMLPKLKNAFDAIDASVAEVWLGKVEGVLANTPIGTKIIGA from the coding sequence ATGAAAATATCAGTCATAAAAGTTGGCGGAAATGTTATTAATGATGAAGCAGCATTAGCCTCATTCTTAGAGCAATTTTCTCAGCTAGAAGGAGCAAAAGTATTAGTGCATGGTGGTGGTAAATTAGCTACCGCAATGGCACAACGTTTGGGAATTGAACCAAAAATGGTAGATGGCAGACGTGTTACAGATGCGGAAACTTTAGAAGTTGTGACCATGGTATATGGTGGGTTAGTAAATAAAAGAATTATTGCTCAATTACAGGCCAAAGGTTGTAATGCAATAGGACTGACAGGTGCTGACGCTAATATTATTGAAGCAGATAAACGTACTGGTTGGGAAATTGATTATGGTTTTGTTGGTGATGTTAGAAAAGCCAATGCAGCACCAATTATTAATTTTGCTGAACAGAATATAACACCTGTAATTGCTCCTTTAACTCACGATGGTAAAGGACAATTATTTAATACAAATGCAGATACAATGGCACAAGCTGTTGCTGTTGCATTGGGTAAAGCAGGACATGAAGTTTCTCTTCGTTATTGTTTTGAGAAAGCAGGCGTATTGTTAGATGTAAATGATGACAATTCTCTTGTACCTGTTCTAAATCCTACAAAATTTGCTCAATTTAAAGAAGAAGGAATTGTAGCAGATGGAATGTTACCTAAACTAAAAAATGCATTTGATGCCATCGATGCTTCTGTTGCTGAAGTATGGTTAGGCAAAGTAGAAGGGGTATTAGCAAATACACCTATAGGAACAAAGATAATAGGCGCATAA
- the argC gene encoding N-acetyl-gamma-glutamyl-phosphate reductase, producing MKVGIIGGAGMTGGELLRVLINHPEVEIAYVHSRSQVGKPVYNSHKDLFGETDLVFTGEIGQAEVVFLCLGHGESVKFLEDNTFPAETVIIDLSQDFRLGEGIVQDRSMKIGDREFIYGLPELQREAIKSAKNIANPGCFATAIQIALLPLAAAQKLNDEVHISAITGSTGAGVKLMASTAFTWRTSNISHYKAFNHQHLLEIGQTMNQLQDGFNHKINFIPYRGNFTRGILASCYLKSDLSQEEAVKLFKDYYGDAAFTHVIDGALDLKLVVNTNRGFISIEKHDDTLLVTSAIDNLLKGAVGQAVQNMNLIFGLDEKLGLNLKPMAF from the coding sequence ATGAAAGTAGGAATCATCGGTGGTGCTGGCATGACTGGCGGAGAATTATTAAGAGTATTAATTAACCACCCTGAAGTTGAAATTGCATATGTTCATAGCCGTAGCCAGGTAGGAAAACCTGTATACAATTCTCATAAAGATTTATTTGGTGAAACTGATTTAGTTTTTACTGGTGAAATAGGACAGGCTGAAGTTGTTTTCTTGTGTTTAGGACATGGTGAGTCTGTTAAGTTTTTAGAAGACAATACATTTCCTGCAGAAACTGTGATTATTGACCTTAGTCAAGATTTTAGATTAGGCGAAGGAATTGTTCAAGATAGATCAATGAAAATTGGTGACCGTGAGTTTATTTATGGTTTACCAGAATTACAGAGAGAAGCAATTAAATCTGCTAAAAATATTGCAAATCCTGGTTGTTTTGCAACGGCTATACAAATAGCATTGTTACCCCTAGCAGCAGCTCAAAAATTAAATGATGAAGTACACATTAGTGCAATTACAGGTTCTACAGGAGCAGGTGTGAAATTAATGGCAAGTACAGCATTTACTTGGAGAACAAGCAATATCTCGCATTATAAAGCTTTCAACCATCAACATCTTTTAGAGATTGGTCAGACGATGAATCAATTGCAAGATGGATTTAATCATAAGATTAACTTTATTCCTTATAGAGGGAATTTCACAAGAGGAATTCTGGCTTCTTGTTATTTAAAATCTGATTTATCACAGGAAGAAGCTGTAAAATTATTTAAAGATTATTACGGTGATGCCGCATTTACACATGTAATAGATGGAGCACTTGATTTAAAATTGGTGGTAAATACAAATAGAGGGTTTATCAGCATTGAAAAACATGATGATACTCTTCTAGTAACTTCTGCAATTGATAATCTTTTAAAAGGAGCAGTTGGGCAAGCAGTTCAGAACATGAACTTAATTTTTGGTCTTGACGAAAAGTTAGGATTGAATTTAAAACCAATGGCATTTTAA